From the Gavia stellata isolate bGavSte3 chromosome 22, bGavSte3.hap2, whole genome shotgun sequence genome, one window contains:
- the GLP2R gene encoding glucagon-like peptide 2 receptor produces the protein MSMVTLFGLCSSMGLWSRISPAPASSVMILFLVKQHFHSQAKGSVLEKTTTGWNKYKQECLKMLQESTVDTGIHCNGTFDQFVCWPYSPPGNVSVPCPSYLPWLENGSVGNVYRVCLDEGTWQTKENSTDIWRDSSECSEKNNLKKKVKEHKLLTTLQLLYTIGYYFSLISLVLALLILSLLRKLHCTRNYIHMNLFASFILRATAVLIKDTVYYKIYSKKPNDETGWIVYLSPEIVIICRTAQFFMHYFIGANYFWLLVEGIYLHTLLITVVLSERRLLQTYVVIGWVVPILFVGPWGISRSKLENTGCWGTNEHMGIWWIIRGPMLFSVAVNFGIFLKILRMLISKLKAQQMSFHDYKYRLARSTLVLIPLLGIHEFVFIFITDEQVEGLSRHIKLFIQLTMSSFHGFFVAVLYCFANGEVKAELQKQWSRFLLVDPFGCKLCFLGENIKYLRKCSQKRKNQHLSSKHHLCLEARESWGMQLQQVLVKQRTDLSPEPGCALPSHPRASMSDSSEGEITTAETTEEVFEESEI, from the exons CATTTTCACTCACAAGCCAAAGGATCTGTGCTGGAAAAAACCACTACTGGATGGaacaaatataaacaagaaTGCTTGAAAATGCTGCAGGAATCAACTGTAGATACTG GAATACATTGTAATGGGACATTTGATCAGTTTGTTTGCTGGCCTTACTCACCCCCAGGAAATGTCTCTGTTCCTTGTCCTTCATATTTGCCGTGGTTGGAAAATG GAAGTGTAGGAAATGTATACAGAGTCTGCTTGGATGAAGGGACTTGGCAAACGAAGGAAAATTCCACAGACATTTGGCGTGATAGTTCAGAATGttctgagaaaaataatttaaaaaaaaaagtaa AAGAACATAAATTACTTACCACATTACAGCTGTTGTACACTATAggatattatttttctctcatctcACTTGTATTAGCTCTCCTTATACTTTCTTTACTCAG aAAACTTCACTGCACAAGAAACTACATCCATATGAATTTATTTGCATCTTTCATCTTGCGCGCCACAGCAGTTCTTATAAAAGACACTGTATACTACAAGATTTACTCCAAAAAACCAAATGATGAAACTGGATGGATAGTATACCTCAGTCCTGAG ATTGTAATCATTTGCAGGACTGCCCAGTTTTTCATGCATTACTTTATTGGGGCAAATTATTTTTGGCTATTAGTAGAAGGAATTTATCTGCATACGTTATTGATAACTGTTGTACTCTCTGAAAGACGACTGCTACAAACGTATGTTGTGATAGGATGGG ttgttcCTATCCTGTTTGTGGGCCCTTGGGGAATAAGCAGATCAAAACTGGAGAACACAGG GTGCTGGGGAACAAATGAACACATGGGAATCTGGTGGATTATCCGAGGACCaatgttgttttctgttgca gtTAACTTTGGCATCTTCTTAAAAATTCTCAGGATGCTGATTTCCAAACTAAAAGCTCAGCAAATGAGCTTTCACGACTACAAATACAG attGGCAAGATCTACACTTGTGCTGATTCCATTGTTGGGGATCCATGAATTTGTATTTATCTTCATCACTGATGAACAGGTGGAAGGACTTTCAAGGCATATAAAACTTTTCATTCAGCTGACAATGAGCTCATTTCAT ggtttttttgtagcagTTTTATATTGCTTTGCTAACGGAGAG GTGAAAGCAGAGCTCCAGAAGCAGTGGTCCCGCTTCCTACTGGTAGATCCCTTTGGCTGTAAACTCTGCTTTCTTGGGGAAAACATAAAATACCTCAGGAAATGTTCACAGAAACGAAAAAACCAGCACCTCAGCAGCAAACACCACTTGTGCCTGGAGGCAAGAGAGTCCTGGGGCATGCAGCTCCAGCAAGTGCTAGTGAAGCAGAGGACAGATCTCAGCCCAGAGCCAGGCTGTGCTCTCCCGTCTCATCCACGGGCAAGCATGTCAGACAGCAGCGAAGGAGAAATCACCACTGCGGAGACAACTGAGGAAGTCTTCGAAGAAAGCGAGATTTAG